The stretch of DNA CggagaaaacaatcaaaacgtggttggtaaaaaaaaatttgccatcAATCAAAGTCGCTTCTAGCATCCGGTGTGAGCGAGACCAAAATATCTGAATCGGAATGTTAACACTGGCTACCTTTTTTACTGGCAACCGATATGGGTGGCACTGACTACCTATAAGCAACGACACCTGCAACCCAGCAAAGATGGCAACAATGGTCAGAGTGGCTACCTTTTTTccaatataaattttaaaaaaatgtgttggtaAAAATTGTTAGCAACCCTTTGGGTTGTTGGATTGCGAGAAGATAtgaagaataaataaagattTAAAGGATATAAAACTTAAACAATtaatctaaaatgaaaaatctgctCTGTAATTCATCTTCGACAATCacagtttttttcaaacaatgaaATCAATGTGGAAAGATACGAAGCAAAACTCTAGAAAATAATCCTTTAAATTAGTTAatcaaaatccaaaaagaTTTAGTCACACTTCTTATATTGccttcgtgttttcattttctcttttaacaaCATTATCAAGAAGCCACCGTAACAGTCCACCGAGATGGATGTAAAAAAACCGAAGTGTTGCGTGAAAGTGCGGAAACCAATTGGCAGTTGAACAAGAAGATCGGATTAGGGAATTGAATGTCTCAACATTCTGTATAGATAAAATTAGTGATTGGATAGGctatgattaaaaaaaaagtatatgtACACGCCATTTCCTTCACGTGGTCGGCagtcgttctctctctctttctccacGTGGAGTTGGTCTCGTGGTCTATCTGGTTGCTAAGTCTTTCTCAATACTCGTGCGGACGAGAAAACCTGGGATTGATCTCGTTTATGTTCATTTATCATCGGATGGTTCTTATTTTTGAGGATTCATCTCGATTCACATCACTCAACTTTGAGTCTCAAcgtccatcttttttcatcatcGATCCTTGCTTTTATCTCTATGCCAAGAAAGAGAAGCAGTGGAATCAGACGGGCAATACAGGCTGCTGTGTACgagcaaaataaaatcttcggCAAGAAGCCAACGCACAATTTGGAGAAGCCATTCAACCTCAAGTCGCTGAACCTCAAGTCATTCAACCTCAAGTTGCTGAACCTCAAGTTGCTGAACCTCAAGTTGCTGAACCTCAAGTCGCTTAACCTCAAGCTGTTCAACCTCAAGCGATTAATCAGAAATAAATGGAGGAACACATACGGCAGGCAGTGGGAATTTTCAACATTATTCAAGATCTTCATCGCAGAATACCTCCTCAGCTACTACCACCAGTGAGGATTTTGGCTCAACAGACAGCGGGaaattttcgatttaaaaaCGCTATTCAGCCCGTATCAACGAGAGAAGACGAACACGTTCTTCAGTTGGCGCATGAAAACGAACACGTTCTTCAGTTGGCGTATAAAGACGAAGCTTAAATCTCATTCGTGTTTCTTGAATTGCATGGTTGACAATTCGAAAGAGTCATTCGGTCGGTAGTTCAGGGAGCTTTCTATGTATTAAGCCAATCGTCAATACAATCATGTTGCTATTCACTATTCAATCATCTCGATAGTTGTCTCTTCTCATACATCATAGTGAATCTCCAAAGCTTACAGTGCGCGTTATCCTCGTGGACTTGGTCAATCTCTACTCTCCTCTCGCATTTCAAGTCAACAGTCGACTGGCTTTTCACTCATCATTCATAGCTGTGAAATCATCAACCTCGTGGCCACGCTTGGCCCAACTCTTTCTCTGGTTACCAAGCTTGGTTTCCATCGCTAGTAGCTGACAAGCTAGCATCATCATCTCCGAAATTCACCATTTCATTCGACAAAAATTGCGAGTTGGCTTCCCTAACGTCCAAACGTGGTGGCAATCGCGGTGCAGTTACTCGACTCATCGCCAAAATTTCCGACATCATCGCCGATGCTGCTATGGACAGAGATCGAAATATCCACGAGCTGAACAAGAAGTTGGGAGATCTTCACGACAAGATCAAGGTAGTTGAACACTTTACGGAAGAGTCTATTAACCGAAATAGAAATCCTTGAAGATAGTGAGAGTTCATCCATCATCGCTCAAGCCTCCCAAGAATTGGAATGTTATGTTTACGGGAGCAAACTAATCAAATAAGGAgtcgaagaaaagagaaattcctCCTGTCCGAAAACTTTACTGTCCGTTTTGTGATGGCGAACACTGGCCTACTGATTGCACTACCGTCAAGACAGTTGAACAACGGTAGGAAGTTGCAAAGACAAAAAGACTTTGTTATAACTGCCTCAGAAAATGCCATCCAGCAGGAACGGAGTCCCTTCTTCGTTTCGTGAATGTCATCGACCTCAACACACTAGCCTCCACAAGCCGAATAAACCTCGAATTATTGGTGCTACTATACTCTCATGGTCTCTTCCAAGAACAATTGCAGCATGGATGCATAACAtggcccgggttcgatccccgatgaagttaaattttaaatttttcccaaCCGATAGACGTCCGTTTTTGGACGTCCATGGATTTCCAAGTTTGACGTCCATAGGGGAGGACATTAGTATATCCTGTAAACATCCATAGGAAGTCCAACTTGGATATCCAACTGGATAGGAACTGACATCCATGGTATATCCTATGGATATATCTGTGCTAGtagggaaagagaaagacgTAGCCTCATCCATGATAAGAGACCACGCAGAGAATGGAAGTTCGCTGTAATCGAAAATCTCATCCGTAGCACTGATGGCGAAATCCGAGCTGCTGACATCCGCACGGCGAATGGGAAAATGAATCCCCCCATTTCTAAACTCTATCCACTCCAGGTGACTGAGCCGGCCAGCGCTCTGACTGAAATTTCGTCTGGCCCGGCCATCGTTCCAGCACATACACGTCCGGTCCGAAAATGCGCGGCCAAAGCAGCagtaaaaaaggatttttgaaGAGGAGTAGCAGCCGAAGTAGCTACATTCCCGGTCCGTGAGAATGtcagaaaatctttcattttgcTAATCTTCTTTCTAGCCTCCGGCTTTTTACCCtatcgtcttttgttttcaccACATTCCTTTCTCACCCCcttcttctccccctctcCCTTAATTTTTCAGTTCGCACCTTCGTTTTGACTTCGGTCAGTCGCACAATTCTGAGCTCTCATTTTCGGATTGTACCAACCTAGCGGATTCACCTTAACATACACAACGTAGGAccacattatttaaaaagagttTCATCTCTTATTTGAAGCAAAAGCACATTTCGAAGCCGTGACTCCAAACTCTAGATTTTTACGACAAGTCTATAGAAATATTTCTCAATGTGAAAGAACGAAATTCGTGAGTTGAAGCCAAAGACGTGGAAGACTCACTATCTATGGCtggataaaaaaggaaaatacagACGCAGTCTGCAAGAACTGTGCGGACAAGACACGGGGAGGACAAAAAAGTTCTTAGGACTGGAGGGGATATGGCATATCACGTTCATAAAACGTTAGTGCTGCAATCGTTTTTGCGTTGGAGGAGCTATATACAGAATTTTCTACATCGTAAAAGTGGAGAAGGaatttttcaagtaaaattgGTAGCACTTTGAcggtcattaaaaaaattgaaaacaatttctcTTTCAGGAACCACACTAGTCGTCTTTTTCCATGGTTTCCACCAATGTTATACATACATATGCAGCCTTCCTCCACCTGATATCCCCTCTGTGAGAAAAGGGTCTTTATTTTCCCCAAATCGTCGAAGatgtaaaactttttgttgCCGAATGTCTAAAATAATGGTAGATTTGTAAATGTTATGAAACGTCGATTGCAAAAgtgttatttgaaaaatgtctttaaTTTATAACATTTCTTGAGAAAAACCGTGAAGAGGGTAAAAAATATTACGGAAACATTAAGAAATTTTGAGAAATCACGGGAAATTTTGGGAATTTGAGAATATCTGAGAAATTACGGGAAGACAAGGTAGCAAACAGGGAAAAATGTCTCGATGTGCATCTTGAAAAGGGTTGGCAACCCAATGGCACATAAGTTTAGTTCCACTAATGCCAAGACATCAGTACGTGACACATGATATCTCTGGTCCTCATAAAACGAagcaatcaaaatttcaagtgGAACACAATCATTGACCACCAGCTGTCCGAGCAGCTGTCCTTCCGTATATGTAGTATGTCAAAGCacaatcgtataaaaggcaCAAATTTCGTACTCTTGAGGACGCAGTCGACGCTGCGCTCATAGCAAACAGTGATCTCGCTACTGGCACTTTTGGTGAGGGCGTAATGGCAAATCTGCATCAGATTCTCCACGTAAGACGAGGCCGTGCCTGAAGACAAAACGCACGCTAAAATTGTCGGCTGCATCATCTGAGCTGACCTATTTGGTTTGATGAGGTGCAcgacgttttcatttttaaaacactAAAAAGTGAAGTAGTGTGTTCCCCCACAATAAATCGAGCTCATCGCAGTCTACCCATTCTGGAATCGCACGAACCAAAATGTACTAGAAAATGTTGTATTCGCAAatgtattttcaatttatatggTATAAAGTACAAAGATGAATTGTGCACGACTAATCTTTACAGATTACAGGGTAGCCTATAGACTGtggaataaatataatttttttctgattttaacTAGGAATCCGAGCTTGATCTTCTCTCCATTCAGAGGGCATAATTTTATGGTATGTTATTGTAAAGCCTACTATAATATTATAGGTAGAGGACTTCAGTTCTCTTTTAGCGTCAACACAAAATACGatcaaaaaatgtgtattagATTTAATAGATGAGGCTAAAAGTAAATTTGGGTATACGTTCTGTAATCTTCGTATCGTATATTAGTAGTCAAGCAATCTTTCGTGCGGGAGGGAAAGCGCACCTCTATTTCTAGTAGTAGTGCAGCCATTTCAAGAGACTCGCGTCGCTGCAGATGTGATCACGAGTCTCTTTTTGCAATCGCTGCACTATACTACTAGAAATTTAGGAGCGCTTTCCCtccatttcttcttataattattttccTAAGCTTAAAATAACGCGATCgaagacgaaaaaatataagaaaatccAGCAGGTCTTAATGATTAacataaatttatttcgaaataaacacaaatgtctttcatacaaaaattaaaaaaaagaaacaagtacGGACGGGCCTTATGGGACATAAGGCCCGTGTGATATTGTGgcaatggttttttttttttagggggggggggggcggggGGCGGAGAAGTAGGTGCAAGCTTAGTCTCAGCAGGCCCGCGGATAGGGTATAGGGGGACAACACTCCTTACCAGGACGCAGCCAAGCAGCCGATCTTCGTGGCAATAGATTCAATAGAGGTGGCCAACGTCCGAGTTTCCAGTTCGAATAaatcgaataagaaaaatggacGCGAACTGTAATCGTTCTTGCATGGTGGTTTATGAAGTTTTGCCGGTGtcattattagttttttttttcccatttcagtcATCTTCAGTTCCCATTTATAATTTGATAACTACATTCCTTCGTTATCAggtgatattattatttttattttacctcgatattcattttagtttatttattatttatttttttgtaaccgtccgtcccgtcccgtccgtCATTAACcgtttataaaaatatatccatTTCTTGCCGCCCAAGGgaagaatgggaaaaagagacgaagaagaagcttaAGAGGAGACAAAGGGGTGCAGTAGTGCACGGGGTTCCCTCTTTGCTCGGGGCAGGAATCGCAGGATGTACTATACTAGTCTTTGTAAACATCCAAAATGccgttttcttaaaaattaacaataaataaactacaatgaaaatcgaggtaaaataaaaataataatatcaccAGATAACGAAGAAACGTAGTTATCCAATTATAAAAGGGAACTGAAGATgactgaaatggaaaaataaaactaataatgACACCAAAGAAACTCCATAAGCCACCATGCAAGAACAATTACCAGTTCGtgcccaattttttttttttttttcgctttaatcgaactggcaacttcggacgtaAGCCACTCTATTTGCCACAACAAATATGATAGTTAGTTTGTAAAGAAACCTATACGGTATACTACTTAACTTTCATAATCTTAAACTTAAAAGCATTCCTAAATTGTTTCTAACTAGTAGGCCTATCAAAATGTAAGTACGTGGAAATATCCGTTCATCTACGTATCTTCGAGGAAATTATTTCGAAGCtgaattattttctctcaAATGTTGTACTCTTTTACGATCTTGGTGTCCTCGAAATCCGGATTGAATTTTTGTCGCAGCAGCATTTTCTAGTTCAGCTGAAGTTACGTTTGATCTGGCAGCTGCATTTCGAATTAAATCGTCGCACTCATATACTATTGTTTTTTCCGCACTAGTATTATCAAGTTCAATTTCATCTGCTTTCTTTGCGTACGTTAATTCAGCTTTGAAATGTTTAACTCGTTTGCGATCTTGATGTCCTCTATAACTCGCTTGAATTTTTGTGGCAGCAGCGTTTTCTAGTTCAACCGAAGATACTTCTGGTTGAGAATGTTTAAGAGCATATTCATCAGAATTAATCTGAAGCGTTCCTTGAACATGCtgattttcttcattctctaTTACTATATTTTCGGCTACTTGACCTTTAAGATGCTGTACTCTTTTCCGGTCTTGATGTCCCCGATAACCAGCCTGAATTTTTGTTGCAGCAGCGTTTTCTAGTTCAAACAAAGTTATTACTTCTGGTTGAATAGGTTTAAGAACGCAATCGTCGGAAATAAACGAAATAGATTCTTCATCATAATGTTTTTTGTCATGATCTAATACTTGATTTTCTGCTTTTTGATCTTTAATGTGTCGTACTCTTTTCCGATCTTGATGGCCTCTATAACTCGCTTGAATTTTTGTTGCAGCgtcgttttcttgttcaaaCGAGATTGTTTCTGGTTGAGTAGGTTTTAGAACAATATCGTCAGAAATTAACTGAATAGATTCAActgattgattttcttttttgtctaatACTTCATTTTCTGCTATTTGACCTTTAAGATGTTGTACTCTTTTCCGATCTTGATGCCCCCGATAACTagcttgaatttttattgcagcagcgttttcttcttcaaacgaGGTTACTTCTGGTTGAGTAGATTCAAGAACATAATCATCAGAAATAAACGGAATAGATTCGTCATCAGATTGATTTTCTTCAATGTCTAATGcttgattttctgttatttGATCTTTAAGATGTTGTACTCTTTTCCTATCTTGATGTCCCCGATAACTAGCTTGAATTTTTGTTGCAGCGGCGTTTTCTTGTTCATATGAAGTTACTTTTGGTTGATTCGATTTAAGAACATATTCATcggaaataaaaggaatagattcttcatcagattgattttcttcattattgTCGAATACTTGATTTTCTGCTATTTGATTATTGACTTTAAGAAGTTGCACTCTTTTCCGATCTTGATGTCCCCGAAAATTAGCTTGAATTTTTGTTGCAGCagcgttttcttcttcaaacaaTAAGGATACTTCTGGTTGTGTAGATTTAAGAACATAATCCTcggaaataaaaggaatagTTTCATTATCATATGGATTTTCGCTATTGtctaacattttattttcggaaatttgatttttaagatGTTGTACTCTTTTCCGATCTTGATGTCCCCGATATCCAGCTTGAATTTTTGTTGCAGCGGCGTTTTCTACTTCAATCGAAGTTATGTAAGGTTGAGTCTGTAAAACAAAGTCGTCAGAAGAATTAAGGTCTGTGGTTTTAACAAGTTGAGTTTTATCAATATCCACAATATCAGGATTCGTAATATGATCTTTTAATTCTCTAACTCTTTTACGATCTTGATGTCCCCGATAACCAGCTTGAATTTTTGTTGCTGCAGCATTTTCTACTTCAATCGAAGTAAAATTCACTTGATTACTGTGAATATCTTTGTAAGAATCATTCAAATTAGTTGTTTCATCAAATTGAAGAGTTTCAGTGATAACAGCTGAATTGGGCTGTATACTGTCATAACGTAACtgatcttttaaattttttactcgCTTCCGATCTTGATGTCCTCGATAACTAGATTGAATTTTAGTGGCAGCaaagttttcttgttcagtttctAGTAGATTTTGAGTTTCCTCTATGTATTCGTCGGAATCATTTTGAACAATTTCTTTCTCAAAAAGTCGAGGTTCATCGATGCCCACTGCATCAGGGTTggtttttttatctttgaattgttttgttcttttacgATCTTGATGTCCCCGATAACTAGCTTGGATTTTTGTTGCAGCAGCGTTTTCTAGCTCAATTAAAGTTAGATTATGTGGGTTATGTTGGATGATTTCGTGAGAACCAAATAACTTTGTTGCTTCGTCAAACTGAACTTCGTCGCTCTCCAACATACCAGTTGCtgttattttatctttcaaatgttttacacGTTTTCTGTCTTGCTGTCCACGATAACCAGCTTGAATTTTTGTAGCGGCGGCATTTTCTATTTCGTCGTTTAAATGTTCATCCTCTTCATTGTTCGTTACCTGATTTTCGTCAAACTGATtttgcattatttttaaacgttTTCTATCTTGATATCCTCGATAACCAGCTTGAATCTTCGTTGCAGCTGCGTTTTCCTGCTCTTCCTCAAAGTTCCGCTTTATCTTAGGAATTTCATCTTGTTCCAGGTAATTATAATTTAAGCTTTGCGGCgagttttcttttggttgCCAAGATGATTCCAAAAGGCCATCGTTGGTAGTTTCATTGGATTCGACATACAACTCAAAAACAACCTCTGGATCAGAGGTTACAATTTCGTTTACCGTGTTATCCACTATCGTAGTAGCactactatttttttcttcgtcagaATTTGTTTCACTTTCCTGGTTATCTTCGATGTTTGATGTGTCTGGTATGGTTGGACTATTGGGAATGTCTGGTATTGAAGATATAATAACATAAGAATCAATAAGCTGAATGTTATTGATTTCTTCTCCATTAGGCATGGATTCTTCTGTAACGTCATTGACTTCGTTGACATTGGCTAATAGTGCCTGAGCAATTTCTTCGtcattatcattattttgaaCTTCGTTGATTTCCCCTTCAGGAGTATTTTCTGAAAAAGGTATAGTGGAGTTAGGTTGAGGTGTATCCGTCATAAATAAAGCAACTGAGGCAATTGTTTCGGTAACGCCAGCAAGAGCTTCAGATAACCCGTCGTCATGATCATTATCCTCTAATGATTTTTCCGATGTAGATTCCAATGCAGAAAACTGATTCCCTTCCATAGAAATATTTCCCTCTGGATTATTGTCCGTTGGTTCGGAGGTATCGTCGTTTGATTTTACAATCTCTTTTTGATCAGAGGCGAGGTTCAAATCTTTGCGCGTCTTGTAGCCACGGAACGAAGATTGAATTTTGATGGCTGCAAGATGTTGCTGTTCTTCTTCTAACTCAATGTCTTTCTGCAATTTGCTCcagatttcttcttcgtcatcatTAGATGCATCTTGGTCAACCTCTTCAAACAAGGCGTTATCGTCTTGATCTACTGCGACGTTGTTTTCAATCTCTTTTAAATCCGTGTCATCATGGCTATCTCCCGACTCAACGTTTTGTTCATTAGTGTCCTTCAAATGATCCTCATTATCACTAGGGGTAATCATGTTATTCTCCAGTAGGCCTATTGTCGTTTCATCATCTAAATTTGTTGTATTTTCTGTGAGGTCAGCCAAATGATCGCTCAAGTTAGAAACGGTTTCTATCTCTCCTAGTACACACGGGGCCGATTCTgctgaattttcttcttgttgtggTGCGGCATCTTCCTGTTCAATCCATTCTAAAATGCTCTTTGATATTTCAGAATTGGTTTCTGCTTCGGTTATTGTtgtgtcattttcttcttcgtcactTCTTAACATGTTTGCTGAGGCGTCGTAATTGTGCACTTCTTCGGTttctgaattattttcttgaCATGCCATAACATCTGAACTTAAAGGTTGGTTAAGATCGTCATCTTCGTTCAATTGAGGACTTGAGATTTTGTCTACAAATGGACTATGATTAGAGTCGGACCATTCGTTGTCTTCGGTCACTACAGCTCTTTCATCGGTAGGTATGGTCTCACCCATGTCCGGCGGATAAATGTTTTCCTCTTGGAGATCGACACTAGGCTCAGGATTTTCTGTCAATGGAGCATTTTCCGAAATTTCATCATCGCAATGACTTTCTAATCCCGATGGGTCATCTTgcattttttcaagttcaagttTATCCTCTGgcatttcaatatttgaataatcaaTTTGTTGAGAATCTTCTTCCGTTAAAAGATCATTTTCGATTTCAATGTCAGCTTTTTCTACATACTCATTCATTTCAGGACTGcctgttttttcaaattcttcctCGAAGCCGTTGTCTTCTTGAGATTCAGCTTCCTTGTCACTTGCTTCGCAATTTTCTTGATCCAGTTGAGCACCTTCTATTGCCCCAGTTGAAAGTACTTCCGTCGCTTCTAAAACAAAGTCCACGGTATTGTCGGAATTAATCATGTTTGATTGAGGAATGTTGTCTCCGTCCTGTTCATTAATTTCATCTATCGGATCAACAGGATCAGTAAAGTCTTGTTCTATTAATGATTCAACAAACTCTTCCGTTTGCGCCTCTAAATTTTCTTCTGTGCAATTAATTTCATCGTCGGTCCTTCCTTCTAAAACTTCTTCCAATACACCATTATCCACGGAGATCTTTTCAACCGATTCCGAGTCAATTACATCGGTATTGTATGTACAAGCTTCTTCCCCATCTGTTTGAACGTTatcatcaatttcttttgttttgtcttcttcattgctttcttttaattcaattttttcgacTTCCCCCTCGATATGCTcgttttcaaattcttcttccttgttcTCAACCAAATCTACCGAGGGCGTGTCAATTTCCGTATTTTGGTTAGTTGCCATTATTTCTCTCCTTGCTCGATGCCCTCGATATGCTGACTGTATTTGAATAGCAGCAAGATTCATCTCATCTGTTACctagaaaaagatttgaatcCATTAATGGTAGAATGGAAGAACTCAACAAATTCAATGTTCCCTTACAGGTTATTTCTCGAAAATAGAGTGTACTAAAGTGAGTCTACAGTAtctacaaaataattaaattaaacttacttCGTCAATGGGTACTGATGGTAGATCCGGTTCTGAATCGAGAATGTTTGAAGCCGAAGTAACTCGGCGGTTCACATCAAATGAATCCGCTGCTTCTTTAAAATCCTCCGAATTCTTGGGGATTTCTGATGAACCACTGGTTGGTCTACTTAATGATGTGAAAATCACACTTCGAGGAGACTCCAGAGTCTTCGAAGTTACAATAGCAGCTATCGTCACGGGCGAAGAGTCGTGATCTGACATGGACTCGTCTAAGGTTGGCGGAGGGGACATATCACCTTCCCTTTCAGTTTTCTCTTCGTTTAGTTCCAGCaactctttttcaaaatcatccgtttctttaatttcttcattGAGTTGGTCGTTGTCACTCCTTCTAGCTGGACTTGTGCTAACCGAGTTTCTCTTTATTGATAAAGAAGTTGCAGCATGCGATCCTGGAAAGGAGTTTGGATCGgctaaatatgaaaaaaaaaattataataaattattattattattttaaaaaaggattaaTTATGACCGGTTGTGTGAAACAAATAGTACTGATAGTACCATACTCAGAATTTCCTCTTCCCATcatgttttttatgttttacttTATATCGATAATTTGTCAATCAAATAGATTGTAAGCGATGCATATGTGTTTGTGCACATATTGcacatattattattcaatgtTTCCCGAATTAAGTGCAACTTGTCCctcaaaattccttttagcaAAATCAATTTAGAAATAACTAGCCTAGTAAAATAGTTCGCACAggagtttcaaatttttacgcTATGTGCGGAAGACTATTACAAACATACTGTATCAAATCaagacaaaagttttttttacgattatttttatttttcgggacTTCCGTCGAACTGCCTAACTTGGGACCGTGTCCAAGCTGGGAACGGTCTCCTTATTATGAACTGTATTACAGCCAAAAGAAAGTCCGCCCCCctccacccccccccccctcccgaaAATACCTTCCCAAATACATTAGAATTGCCATGGTGATATGTTAATCCACAATTTGGAGAATATCCTTTAATTTGAACAAATCCACGAAATGATTTTTACCaacaaattaagaaaatgaagaatttgacTCACATTTGCGACAAAGTGAAAGACCACACCCCATTTTGCAGTATTAACCAGAATAACTGAGTCTATTTATAGAATCCTACAACAACTGAAGTGCGCAcagcaaaagtttttttttccggaattGTTCACTTCcgtcgatgattttttttctgtatttgaagaatttgtgtcaaattttcaaaagaatatttacaaaaatatttcacgatCAATTTCGATATAGTAAAACTGTGATCCACaaatttggatttcgtttaaagaaaatttgcaCTTCATGTCGTCATCGTCCAGAGTTGGCTTGGCCAATTGCTGACGTAGGGTTCCAAATGTAGTAACGGATTATATAATGGTCAAATGCATATGTATTTCCAATGAGtataataagtaaaaaatttggtATTCGCCGAATAACTGAGGtatttcgaaacaaaacaacttaaCACACCATCCTCTGCCACTGCTATTTAACTACTGCCAGCTTCTCTAGCTTTAACCGTCTAACGACAGAAATGAAAGCTGTGTGGTCCTCTATAGTCTACACCACGCAtcataatgaaaaaaagtacTAACTGAACAAATCTTAAGGATGTTCTATatataaattcaaataaagttGAGAATGAGAAATACTCGCAAGTCCGTCTGTAAATTGCGAAAAAATGTACATAAACTGATAAGTTAAGGCCGAAGCCACAAAAAGAACGCAATCGCGAAAATTTAGCTGTGTTTCGCAACACACAGCAATAATTCAATTagagaaaattgtaattaaattaaaccaaaTTAGACAAACATACATTCAACAACTTTCTTACATCTttatgaaattcaattaacttacTTCCGTTTCTTGCTTCGACAAGTTGATGGAAAAAATCTGCAGCAAACTCATAAACGTTATCTGGTTGTTTGCAAAGGATTTCTTTGGTCAAACAAAACATCAAGTGATCTAGCGTTTCAGGGATTTTCATCTTGTGACATAACAGATTTGCTTGGCTCATTGTAGATTCCCAGTTGAAATGTAATACGATTCACAGCGAAGCGGCAACTGCCTTAGTGGCTAAATGGTGCACTTGCCAAACAAGCAATGGTTTACTTGAGACAAACCTCGGACAATACAACTCCAAACTTCTAGCGGTTGCCATGGAGCCACACTCGAAACATTATTTCAAAACGGTCTTGAAGCATTGCATCGCTAAACCACGCCAGACCAACTGATGGAATAAATGAATCCGAACACAAACAGTCTCCTAGCAACACATACGTAATCATCTTTTATCGAATAAACATACTACCGGTAGTACTTAATCGGTATTACACGACCAAAGCTATCAAGCTACTTTTTTACTTCTTGTTAGcatgaattaaatttcacttataagcatttctttctttttttattaattttttaaaatcttaatACCAAtcttttaatcaaaatt from Daphnia pulex isolate KAP4 chromosome 4, ASM2113471v1 encodes:
- the LOC124192290 gene encoding uncharacterized protein LOC124192290 isoform X2; translation: MGCGLSLCRKSDPNSFPGSHAATSLSIKRNSVSTSPARRSDNDQLNEEIKETDDFEKELLELNEEKTEREGDMSPPPTLDESMSDHDSSPVTIAAIVTSKTLESPRSVIFTSLSRPTSGSSEIPKNSEDFKEAADSFDVNRRVTSASNILDSEPDLPSVPIDEVTDEMNLAAIQIQSAYRGHRARREIMATNQNTEIDTPSVDLVENKEEEFENEHIEGEVEKIELKESNEEDKTKEIDDNVQTDGEEACTYNTDVIDSESVEKISVDNGVLEEVLEGRTDDEINCTEENLEAQTEEFVESLIEQDFTDPVDPIDEINEQDGDNIPQSNMINSDNTVDFVLEATEVLSTGAIEGAQLDQENCEASDKEAESQEDNGFEEEFEKTGSPEMNEYVEKADIEIENDLLTEEDSQQIDYSNIEMPEDKLELEKMQDDPSGLESHCDDEISENAPLTENPEPSVDLQEENIYPPDMGETIPTDERAVVTEDNEWSDSNHSPFVDKISSPQLNEDDDLNQPLSSDVMACQENNSETEEVHNYDASANMLRSDEEENDTTITEAETNSEISKSILEWIEQEDAAPQQEENSAESAPCVLGEIETVSNLSDHLADLTENTTNLDDETTIGLLENNMITPSDNEDHLKDTNEQNVESGDSHDDTDLKEIENNVAVDQDDNALFEEVDQDASNDDEEEIWSKLQKDIELEEEQQHLAAIKIQSSFRGYKTRKDLNLASDQKEIVKSNDDTSEPTDNNPEGNISMEGNQFSALESTSEKSLEDNDHDDGLSEALAGVTETIASVALFMTDTPQPNSTIPFSENTPEGEINEVQNNDNDEEIAQALLANVNEVNDVTEESMPNGEEINNIQLIDSYVIISSIPDIPNSPTIPDTSNIEDNQESETNSDEEKNSSATTIVDNTVNEIVTSDPEVVFELYVESNETTNDGLLESSWQPKENSPQSLNYNYLEQDEIPKIKRNFEEEQENAAATKIQAGYRGYQDRKRLKIMQNQFDENQVTNNEEDEHLNDEIENAAATKIQAGYRGQQDRKRVKHLKDKITATGMLESDEVQFDEATKLFGSHEIIQHNPHNLTLIELENAAATKIQASYRGHQDRKRTKQFKDKKTNPDAVGIDEPRLFEKEIVQNDSDEYIEETQNLLETEQENFAATKIQSSYRGHQDRKRVKNLKDQLRYDSIQPNSAVITETLQFDETTNLNDSYKDIHSNQVNFTSIEVENAAATKIQAGYRGHQDRKRVRELKDHITNPDIVDIDKTQLVKTTDLNSSDDFVLQTQPYITSIEVENAAATKIQAGYRGHQDRKRVQHLKNQISENKMLDNSENPYDNETIPFISEDYVLKSTQPEVSLLFEEENAAATKIQANFRGHQDRKRVQLLKVNNQIAENQVFDNNEENQSDEESIPFISDEYVLKSNQPKVTSYEQENAAATKIQASYRGHQDRKRVQHLKDQITENQALDIEENQSDDESIPFISDDYVLESTQPEVTSFEEENAAAIKIQASYRGHQDRKRVQHLKGQIAENEVLDKKENQSVESIQLISDDIVLKPTQPETISFEQENDAATKIQASYRGHQDRKRVRHIKDQKAENQVLDHDKKHYDEESISFISDDCVLKPIQPEVITLFELENAAATKIQAGYRGHQDRKRVQHLKGQVAENIVIENEENQHVQGTLQINSDEYALKHSQPEVSSVELENAAATKIQASYRGHQDRKRVKHFKAELTYAKKADEIELDNTSAEKTIVYECDDLIRNAAARSNVTSAELENAAATKIQSGFRGHQDRKRVQHLRENNSASK